The Rhodocytophaga rosea genome has a segment encoding these proteins:
- the denD gene encoding D-erythronate dehydrogenase: MHILILGGGGFLGKRLAKELLENEVFTSSEPIDITLVDIGFPPDMLQDARLECIQADLSDEAAMKDILQRPPEVIFHLAAIVSGEAEKNLDLGMKINFHASLQLLELCRKLAIHPRIVFASSCAVFGGDVSKVITDETGPKPRSSYGTQKAMVELLMNDYSRRGIVDARSLRLPTIAVRPGKPNAATSSFISSIIREPLHGKKASYPVPVETAFWIQSPKRIMQNFIHAANLDAALLGADRVINLPGLTVTVKEMIDMLAQITSSEVTKLISYEPDAFLQSIVLTWPAHFTTKRATTLGFVSDASVKEIIQAYIEEEGITYI, from the coding sequence ATGCACATACTTATTTTAGGAGGAGGTGGTTTCTTAGGGAAAAGGCTAGCCAAAGAATTGCTAGAAAACGAAGTCTTTACCAGCAGTGAACCTATTGATATTACACTGGTTGATATTGGATTTCCTCCCGACATGCTTCAAGACGCCCGACTTGAATGTATACAAGCAGATTTGAGTGATGAAGCCGCTATGAAAGATATTCTGCAACGGCCACCCGAGGTGATTTTCCACCTGGCAGCGATTGTAAGTGGGGAAGCAGAAAAAAATCTTGATTTGGGCATGAAAATTAATTTTCATGCTTCCTTACAACTTTTAGAATTGTGTAGAAAACTTGCTATTCATCCCCGGATTGTATTTGCCAGTTCTTGTGCCGTATTTGGTGGGGATGTTTCAAAGGTTATAACTGATGAAACCGGCCCTAAGCCACGAAGTTCTTATGGTACGCAAAAAGCAATGGTAGAACTGCTAATGAATGATTATAGCCGAAGAGGAATTGTAGATGCCAGAAGTCTACGGTTGCCTACGATTGCTGTTCGTCCGGGAAAACCAAATGCAGCCACCTCCTCTTTTATAAGCAGTATTATCCGTGAACCTCTTCATGGGAAAAAGGCATCTTATCCGGTACCTGTAGAAACAGCGTTTTGGATTCAATCGCCAAAGCGTATCATGCAAAACTTTATTCACGCTGCCAATCTTGATGCAGCATTGCTGGGCGCCGACAGAGTGATTAATCTGCCTGGATTGACTGTTACTGTTAAGGAAATGATAGATATGCTGGCGCAAATTACGTCTTCTGAGGTAACTAAATTGATATCCTATGAGCCGGATGCTTTTTTGCAAAGCATTGTACTTACCTGGCCTGCACACTTTACTACAAAAAGAGCCACTACACTAGGCTTTGTAAGCGATGCTTCTGTGAAAGAAATCATACAAGCATATATAGAAGAGGAAGGGATTACGTACATATAA